One Ovis aries strain OAR_USU_Benz2616 breed Rambouillet chromosome 4, ARS-UI_Ramb_v3.0, whole genome shotgun sequence DNA window includes the following coding sequences:
- the LOC114114618 gene encoding olfactory receptor 9A4-like, translating to MMSNHSSVTEFCLLWFSGSQELHHVLFAVFFLFYSVMIIGNTVIIVIVCVDKRLQSPMYFFLSHLSALEIMITSLIIPAMLSGLMLPGMQTVSLAACDAQLFLYLALGTTEFALLGVMAVDRYVAVCNPLRYNTIMNSRTCISVVIGSWVFGFLSEIWPVNATFQFTFCKSNVLDHFFCDRGQLLKLSYDDTVFTEFVLFVMAVFIIIGSLAPTIVSYTYIISTILTIPTASGRRKAFSTCASHFTFVVIGYGSRLFLFVKPKQTQAAEYNKIVSLLICVLTPLLNPFIFTLRNDKFK from the coding sequence ATGATGAGTAATCACTCAAGTGTCACTGAATTCTGCCTTTTATGGTTCTCAGGGTCTCAAGAACTACACCACGTTCTTTTTGCTGTGTTCTTTCTCTTCTACTCAGTGATGATAATTGGCAACACGGTCATCATTGTGATTGTCTGTGTCGATAAACGTCTGCAGTcccccatgtatttcttcctcaGTCATCTCTCTGCCTTGGAGATCATGATCACATCCCTTATCATCCCTGCGATGCTCTCGGGGTTGATGCTCCCTGGGATGCAGACAGTATCTCTGGCTGCATGTGATGCCCAGCTCTTCCTGTACCTTGCTCTGGGAACCACAGAGTTTGCCCTGTTGGGAGTGATGGCTGTGGACCGTTACGTGGCTGTCTGTAACCCCTTGAGGTACAACACCATTATGAACAGCCGCACCTGCATCTCGGTGGTGATTGGGTCATGGGTGTTTGGGTTCCTTTCCGAAATCTGGCCAGTCAATGCCACATTTCAGTTTACCTTCTGCAAATCAAACGTCTTAGACCATTTTTTCTGTGACCGAGGTCAGTTGCTCAAGCTGTCCTATGATGACACTGTTTTCACAGAGTTTGTTCTGTTTGTAATGgctgttttcattatcattggTTCACTGGCCCCAACAATTGTCTCCTACACCTACATCATCTCCACCATCCTCACGATCCCCACCGCCTCTGGCCGAAGGAAAGCCTTCTCTACGTGTGCCTCCCACTTCACCTTTGTTGTCATCGGCTATGGCAGCCGCTTATTCCTGTTTGTGAAACCCAAGCAAACGCAGGCAGCCGAGTACAATAAGATAGTCTCCCTGTTGATTTGTGTGTTAACTCCTTTGCTGAACCCTTTCATCTTCACTCTCCGGAATGACAAATTCAAGTAG